The following proteins are encoded in a genomic region of Labeo rohita strain BAU-BD-2019 chromosome 5, IGBB_LRoh.1.0, whole genome shotgun sequence:
- the hspb1 gene encoding heat shock protein beta-1: MAERRIPFTFMQGPAWDPFRDWYQGSRLFDQTFGMPPLSGEMPTFPSTHWPGYIRPFGFPEMASLMQSPVAQMPMSPSATVMHPPTYGRALSRQMSSGMSEIKQTGDAWKISLDVNHFAPEELTVKTKDGVVEITGKHEERKDEHGFVSRCFTRKYTLPSGVDSEKITSSLSPEGVLTIEAPLPKPAIQGTEINIPVNTGSAVTASTTKKP; this comes from the exons ATGGCCGAGAGACGCATTCCCTTCACCTTCATGCAGGGCCCAGCCTGGGACCCTTTCCGCGACTGGTACCAGGGCAGCCGGCTCTTCGATCAAACCTTCGGGATGCCACCCCTCTCCGGGGAGATGCCCACCTTCCCCAGCACACACTGGCCCGGATACATTCGGCCCTTTGGATTTCCAGAAATGGCCTCCTTAATGCAGAGCCCAGTGGCTCAGATGCCCATGTCGCCCTCCGCAACCGTGATGCATCCCCCGACCTACGGCCGGGCCCTCTCCCGACAGATGAGCTCAGGAATGTCTGAGATAAAGCAGACGGGGGACGCCTGGAAGATCAGCCTTGATGTCAATCACTTCGCCCCGGAGGAGCTGACGGTGAAGACCAAAGATGGGGTGGTGGAGATCACCG GCAAACATGAAGAGAGGAAGGATGAACATGGCTTTGTGTCCAGATGTTTCACCAGGAAATACAC TCTGCCCTCTGGTGTCGACTCTGAGAAGATCACCTCGTCTCTGTCTCCTGAGGGCGTCCTGACCATTGAAGCCCCTCTGCCCAAACCTGCCATCCAGGGCACTGAAATCAACATCCCTGTTAACACAGGCAGTGCAGTGACTGCCAGCACAACAAAGAAACCCTGA